The Nitrospinota bacterium genome includes a window with the following:
- a CDS encoding polysaccharide biosynthesis protein → MRRFLRNNLLILILLNSSNIFNYLFQLIAGRSLTTGDYGTFNALNSLAVILSAPVAVLPLVFSRYTVKLEAKGLGQIKSLLVEGFRWLVFIAGALFLIGFAAIPWVQDFLHLEAKIPIVIMLVQLTLSLIFPVLLGVIQGLHRFTAFGICGSSISLVRLLSGLLFVFALGWGVNGALLSGTIGTFFAMGIGLWAVRDIIKVPAAPLPHDLFSEMRKYSFPVFLSTTLVMALGNLDIVLVKHYCLPEEAGLYSIAAILGRIALFLPGVLIIVLFPEAAKAQATGNEDSRILWVSLGLTALLGGSFALVCTLWPEQIITLLFGAKYQTGAELLKIISLAMAMLAIANVIFTYCMARSEFKFLWPLAIGVAMMLLLIFNFHDSALTIAKMVLYSIAMILAGTLIWYFSRSRRLISSP, encoded by the coding sequence GTGCGTAGATTTTTGCGCAATAATCTGCTTATTCTAATTCTGTTGAATTCCAGTAATATTTTCAATTATCTGTTTCAACTGATTGCGGGAAGGAGCCTGACCACTGGCGACTACGGAACTTTCAATGCTTTAAACTCTTTAGCGGTGATTCTTTCGGCACCCGTGGCGGTGCTTCCTCTGGTATTTTCCCGTTACACCGTCAAACTGGAAGCGAAAGGCCTTGGGCAGATCAAGAGCCTTCTCGTAGAAGGTTTTCGCTGGTTGGTTTTCATTGCGGGCGCACTGTTCCTCATCGGATTTGCCGCCATTCCCTGGGTGCAAGATTTTCTGCATCTGGAAGCAAAGATTCCCATCGTTATCATGCTGGTTCAATTGACCCTGTCCCTGATATTTCCTGTTTTGTTAGGGGTGATCCAGGGACTGCACCGCTTTACCGCTTTTGGAATTTGTGGCAGCAGTATTTCTCTCGTTCGGTTGTTATCGGGTTTGCTTTTCGTCTTTGCTCTGGGATGGGGGGTTAATGGAGCCCTGCTTTCAGGCACCATCGGCACGTTTTTCGCCATGGGAATCGGGTTGTGGGCCGTGCGGGATATAATAAAAGTCCCTGCTGCCCCCCTGCCTCATGACCTTTTCTCTGAGATGAGAAAGTATTCGTTTCCGGTTTTTCTTTCCACCACCCTAGTCATGGCCCTTGGAAACCTCGATATTGTTTTAGTGAAACATTACTGCTTGCCGGAAGAGGCGGGACTGTATTCAATAGCCGCCATTTTAGGCAGAATCGCCTTGTTCCTCCCCGGTGTTCTCATCATAGTGCTTTTCCCAGAAGCCGCAAAAGCCCAAGCCACAGGAAACGAGGATTCCCGAATCCTATGGGTCAGCCTTGGGTTGACGGCCCTTCTTGGAGGAAGCTTCGCATTGGTCTGTACACTTTGGCCAGAACAAATCATCACTCTTCTCTTTGGCGCAAAATACCAGACTGGGGCCGAATTGCTAAAAATCATCAGTCTTGCGATGGCAATGCTTGCGATAGCGAACGTGATATTTACCTATTGCATGGCTCGGTCCGAGTTTAAATTTCTTTGGCCCCTAGCTATCGGAGTGGCAATGATGTTACTTCTTATTTTTAATTTCCACGACTCAGCCCTCACCATCGCCAAAATGGTTTTATATTCCATAGCAATGATTCTCGCCGGGACGCTTATCTGGTATTTTTCTCGATCCCGCCGCCTCATCTCCTCTCCATGA